AGCCACCGCGATGAAGCCCTCGACGGCCCGATCCGCCAGGTGATGACCAAGCGGCCCACCACAGTGCCCGCCGGATCGATGGTTGCCGATGCAGTGGAAATCATGGCCGAACGAAAGATCAGCGAGCTTCCCGTCGTCGACGGCGCCGGCAAACCGGTCGGACTGATCGACATCACCGACATCGTGGCACTTTATCCCGAGGGGGATCTCGCCGGCATCCGCGCAGGAGAACGGTCGCCTGAGGCCCGTGCTGGCCAGCCGCCGCGGCCGAAAAATCCGGCGTTCGTTCGCCGTACGCTAAAAACGGAATCCCCCCGGTCGATCGCCGAGCCGTTTGGTCCGGGAGGCGAGCCATGACGCTGCAACAACGGGCCGCCCCGATCGAATTGATGCTTTCCGACGTCGACGGAGTGCTGACCGACGGCAGCGTCGTGTTCGACAACCAGGGAATCGAACTCAAGAAATTTCACATCACCGATGGTTTGGGAATCCAGATTTGGCGCAAGGCCGGCTATCGGTTCGGAATGATCACCGGCCGTTCGTCGCACATCGTGCGGCTACGGGCGGCGGAATTGGGGGTTGAATTAGTTCGCCAAGGCGTGGAAGACAAACTGACGGTCGTGCAGCAAGTTGTCGCCGAGCTTGGGCTCAAGCTGCAACAGGTTTGCTTTATCGGGGACGATTTGCCCGATTTGGCGGTCGTGCAGCAAGTGGGCCTGGGCATCGCGGTCGCCGATGGCTGCGAGGAACTACGGCGAGCGGCACATTACGTCACTCGCCGCGCCGGCGGTCGCGGCGCGGTTCGCGAAGCGATCGAAATGATTTTGAAGGCCCAAGGGCGCTGGGACGACTTCGTCCAAAAGTATCAAGGCCGGCCCGAGTAGCGGCATTGCCAATGTAGCAGGCACATTCCGTGTGCCGTCCGCCCTGCTCTGTGCGTCGCGCGCCACGAAGCGCAGACGGCCCACGGAGTGTGCCTGCTATGTTGGTCGCCCGACGCAGCGTTCGGTCAACAAGCGACACCATCCCGCACTGCACTCCGTGTAAACCCATGTTCCAGCGAATCCGACGTTCGGCAATCGGCTTCGCTGTGGTAATGGCGGCGTTTACCGTCTATCGCGTAGCGGCAGTGCCGTTTCTCGAGCCCTCCGTTCCCCCCCGAGCGCAATCGGGCGAGTATTTTGCCGGCGGCGCGCAGTCGGCCGGCGACCCGGTCCTGACACGGCTTTTTCCGCCGAATTCCTGGCTGCTGCAAGATCCAATCAAACTCGAAAACGATCATTCGCAATTGTTGATGCGCGAATATCGCAATCTGC
The window above is part of the Pirellulales bacterium genome. Proteins encoded here:
- a CDS encoding HAD hydrolase family protein, whose amino-acid sequence is MTLQQRAAPIELMLSDVDGVLTDGSVVFDNQGIELKKFHITDGLGIQIWRKAGYRFGMITGRSSHIVRLRAAELGVELVRQGVEDKLTVVQQVVAELGLKLQQVCFIGDDLPDLAVVQQVGLGIAVADGCEELRRAAHYVTRRAGGRGAVREAIEMILKAQGRWDDFVQKYQGRPE